TTTACAGGAAGATATGAATGTTGGAGGTTTCGGGACTTCATCGGATTATTTTCCATATGTTTCGTTTAAAGTCGAGCTAAATATGATAGATGTACGTTGATGGTCAGGAATAAACTAGTTCTGCAGCCCATTCCATTgtattgatgtgataatgcaatcaATAACATGAAAAAAGCATAATATACTTTAGAATTACTTCTTCTTAGCATTTCTGTCTTCttgattttttcttttctcCTCTATCCTTGTTAGTTAATGTTTTTATAAACACTTGATTTACTTAATCGGTATATATACCTACTAATCTGTCTTAATACATTGAAATAAAAAtcatattattttcaaaatacctTAATTATTGTCCTATTTAAATACAATTTATTGAAGAGGCAATAAGTATATTTTGCTTCCAAATTATTTTATGTAAACGAATGCAAAACAGACAAAAAAATAATAGCACTGTGTatgatttaattataaatactgGTGTATGTATAATACAGAATTATATACTGTGTGTAGAATAATTCAATCCAAGAATATAATTAATGTTCTAAATTTTTTCCGTCTGAATATGATCTATGGTTATTCGTTTTCCTTGTCTAACGATAGTGATTGTCAGTTGTTCTCGGCTTTCCGTCGCAGTGTAAACTTGTTGAGCATTCGTTATAGGCAGACCATCAATGGCAACAATTACATCTCCAGCTCTTAATCCCGctctgtaaaataaataaaatttatactgAATCTCAGTTACTAAAAATTGATATTACAAAGTGAATTAGTAGGATAAAAATGGAGTCGGAAGTCAAGTAACTGTGTAATGTTTCTGCTTTTTTCTTTATTGCTTTTAATATGCCTCACATTTTAGATTATTATGCCGATCATAGTTTGTCTCTCCTCACAAATGAAAAATGTCACTTTAGGATTGGGTTGCTTCAGAGTCAAGATTAACGATAGGAAAGAAGTCGTAGAGCGTCTCAACGATTCCATCCATTTATCGACGTCCGACTAAAGAAATATTGCTTGACCTTAAAGCAGCGTTCGAATCCACTGGTCATGAGGTTCTCTGGAAGTGTTTGTAATTGAAAGGCGTACCAaaaaagtacattaaccttgtaCATACTCcctactcgaacactactagtcgagtcagagcttatggcgaactttCATCGAAATTGGTTACTTCAAGTGGTGTTTTCAGAGCTTTCCCCTTTCCTCATCTTTATTTAACCTTGTCATAAACATGCTTTTAAAGGTAACACTTTCATCGTCCGACTTTTCAGGGATTGATGTTCAATCAGGAAATTGACTGGTTGACAAAATACAGAGTATTCCGACCACCTTAAGCGACAATGCATGTATGGGATGGGGTTGTCCCCTTCCAAATGTAAAGTGTCGCTTTAGAGTTGGGTTGCGTGAGCGCTCGAATTAacgatagggagtgaagtagttgaacacaCCGACAACTTCACCCATCTTGGGAGTCTCGTCAGTCCTGATGGTCTTGTGTGTGATGAAATCTCGACATGGGTTTAGAAGGCTCGTTCGGTTTGACCGACTTGCGTCACTTGTGGTGTAGGCGATATATCCGTCTACCGAGCAAAGGACGAGTTTACCGTGAACAATTCACTCTGTCCTACTTCATGAATATTAAACACGTCCATTAAGGATAGAGGATATTCTCAGGTTATTGGTATTCAATCATTGGTGTCCTCGAAGGAGTAGCCGTGTATGTTGGGACGACGGAGTAAGCAATGGTTGGGTTAGGAATAGAGCaataggtaaggatggcaaatcgactgACGAGGTCGTAAAATTCTGAGGTAAGTTCATCGAGATGTCttgtgtttttatttcaatatacaTTTTCTTGAATTGTGTCTTCGTTGTTTGATCCTCACCATCACCATTCAAACTGTTACTGTCTCTACTGTTCGAAGATTTGACCTGACAACTTCATCTCCCTGTGTTAATGGGGTATGCTGACTTGAATCGATATACATACGTGCGAGGTTCTGTGTTTCGACTGAATAAAGCTTGTAATGCAATGGGAATGGAACTTCGTAACCATTGGTTCTTTTGGTTGAAATCCTGGTGGAGTTGCTGCGTTGTGTAAAGTATTAATATGTATGATATTTGAGCTAGTAAATTCTACCCACAAAATATACATAAACGACGTCCACCAAATAAGTGTATGTTGTGAAACAAGGGCATTAAACTGGGTCGTCGATATAAACACTTATTGAATAGGGATTTGCTATTTAAGATAAACTTATATGCAACTGACAGATAGTTTCCGAAGTGTGATTATCCTTTCGTTATTTTTTGTAAACAATTAATAGTTTGAAGCTCTGTTGAAATATGGAGTATTTAATTTATGTAGAGTAATTCCTCTTTTAAGACATTAGGGAATAATGCTCATTACAATGAAATCGTTGGTACTACTTTAAGTGAAGTCTACTTTTTTATTAGAAGCAGTTGGATGAGAATTATTATAAGTCAGTGTGATAATGGGTATTTTATGTAGTAAACAAGATTAAGACGAGTATATCGTGAGTTTATAACTGAGCGTAAATGGAAGGCTTAAATTGTACTTGCGAAATCAAATAAGAACAAGCTTTCTAAAGACACTTATAAGGTATCCTTTAAATGTGTTTGTATTTTCTTAAAGCCATTTATCAGAGTTAATAAAGGACTAGATATAAAATTATCACTTTGAGCTTTTAAAAAGTTCTGTAACATTGATTAAGAACTATATCTTCAGTGTTACTATTTGATTAAACGGTGATTTAAAGGTCAACAGAAACTATTTCGTCTGTTTATTGAGATTAGTAAGGTTGTCATAAAGTTATAAAAAGAAGTCCATATTGAATTGTATTTAAGACTCAATAAAACCTACATAGAAACACAAAGTTTCTATATGGAGCTGATTAGTAGCGAAACTTTATGGAGGACCGAACGTCAACAAATAATTAGCTAGGTTCCACACATAACAGAAGTTTTACAGAGAGTATGGCTTCTTGAgtataaaaatgtttaaaaattgaATTTCAAAATGCAAATGTCAGGATAATCAAAAACTTTTATTCAAACCTTGGTAGTGTTAGCAAATATGTAGTTCTCAATAATGATAGTCATGATAAGAAAATTGTTAATGGTTCTGAACTACTGACTTGTGAATAAATGTGATAATAATAGTTGGTACACATTTATTCTTTGGcaagataatttatttttaatacagGATACCCAGTGATTTTCTACAATTTATGTAACGTCATGCAAACTTACCTTTGAGCAGGGGAGTTTCTTAATACAGCATGAATCAGAACACCATTCAACTCTACAAAATGTTGTCCACCGCGAGATGCTAATTCGAAAGCCAGTTCTGGAGTAAGTGTCCGCATAACTAGGCCTAAGTATCGACGTTGAGTTCCACTTTCCGAATTGGCTGGATTGTCTGCTAAAATATATGGGTCAGTAGGCGATTTTGACGATATTGGGGAAGAGCTCCGAGTATTTGAGGATGCTTTTAGTGCTAACTGTATGAATTTTCGGACTTGATCAACAGGTATAGCAAATCCCACGCCTGTACCAGCCACCATGGCGTTAACCCCAATAACTTCACCATATAAATTCACCAGTGGACCGCCGGAGTTGCCAAACtcaattaaaaatacaaaaaggAAACCGTAATTAACAATTAAACTTTACAGTCCGTACgcgggactcggacccaggactttcggtcgAACTTtctcgcgaacgcttaacctctagaccactgggtcggcgtccgacggtgttaatgtctaactttagtcgatccatgatcttgcgcaaccctttgtctgaggtggataatcATCTCCACCAGACACAGATTGGACTCCGCCGGTCacggttcgagtcccgcgtgcgaagccgtggatgcgcactgctgatgagtcccatagtAGGGCGAAACGCCGTCCAGTGCCTCTAAGTTTTTGATAGTGGTCTATTTAGGTTGACTCgtggattcaactattaaaatactacaatcttcacaaatccccatactgataattagaCATCGGTTGGTGTGTCAGCATTAAAGTTTTGTAAACAAATAGGAAAAAACTAACCTACGTTGAATTCTGGATATAAACACAGGGTGTAAAAGAACTCAAGTGATTTCAACCAGCTTTTATTGTAAAAGCATTTAGTCAACGATTCTAGCTGTTTTATAAAACAGTTAATACACACTCAGCGATTAGTTATGTCAGAAATACTGTATTGTttaagtattttatttatttagttgattATGAAACGGTCCTGTGTAATAATCGTACATCGAAGATAACTTTTCATCCTATTAGGAATATATTTCAGTTTGGATCACCAAAAATCTTTATTTTAAAGACAATATCTTAGCAGCCATCATGAATCTAGTAACACAACTCACTAGTCCATATACTCGGCTTCGAACCATAACTTCAAGTATATAAGTTAACTATGCTACGCTGTCGCCCAAACTGAACCAGCCAGAACGAGATTTGAACACGAAGCCTATTGGTTAAGAGTCAAACGGCACTGTTGTGAAAAAAAGATTGAGGAAGGCATGAAAAACGATGAGAGCTAGTTTTTGAGAGACTGTTTAGCCTAATTTATAATCTGTAAATTACTAACATTCAGCTATATGCCTGTTTTATTCCATGAATCATAAGCGTTCGATTAATCTATAAATTACCGTCATATTTTCTTCTAttacaaaattattataatttaaataaagtcTTTGTATCCTAATTTTTTTTACTGTAGTGTCCCAGTTTGGTATAACTGTATTTTTCACATTCTTTCTGTATCGTAGTTCTCCTATTCACATATTCATTCGTGTGCCACTTTCAGTCAGCCGGATCAAATCTACAGTTTCTTTCTATGATAATCTCTCTTCGCTTGCTAACCGATCAGCTTGTTAGACTGTGATAGGATAATCTTTTCTCTCTGCCGTCAACGCTGTGCAATCACAAAGTCGAAATTATGCGTTGCAGTCTCAAGCTTGTACTAGGTAACTTAGGACATCAAGGTTTCAAACTTATTTGAAACAACTCTATCTGTAAAATAAGTATAGATTAGTGGATAGATAACAAAGTCAGAACAGTCTTGACCAATAAGCTACCGCTCCATATAACTGTATTCAAGTACAGTTCTTACATCAGTGGAGAGAGTCAAATATTAGGTGAATTCGGTACACAAGTTGGTTGGAAGAAATATCTCTAAGGAAATATATTAGTTTTATGTCGAAAGCTTTTCGAAGACGTAATCTTGTGAAACGTTTTCGCATAGAACAGCTTAGTTAATCATGATACAAAACGAGGTTTCTAAATTAGACTAGATGGAATATAGCTAAACGTGAAAAACAgtatgtgcgtttcgtcctatttgggactcgttagctggatgtacttgcattctTGTTGATATTCACCCCGTGACTGGAAATCGGTGccatttgcttcaaacgctaAGGCGTTGTTCACTTAGATTATAGGTCCGGACAGAAAGTTACATGTGGAACCGACACGAATTTAAGCAATTTCCTGACGGTCTGAATTATCCCTGACGAGttctgaataggacgaaacatacgtcctggattccactgatacaCACATCCCATCTATTTTACATAAGATTGTGTCACAGTGACTACATTGAAGCAATTCGCACTGGATGCAAATATACCCACCAAAACAGAtcgaatttcagtcaaaatatcaaaaatgagataattcaaaccattacaAATGAGATTGAAGTTTTTAAATGTCAATTTTAGATTTATCATCATAATCCTTTTGATTTTGAATGCTTTTTATAGCAATATGAACGTTATTTCTATTTATATTATGAGTATAGGAAGGTTGTTTTTTAGATTATGTTGACTGAATAAACAAAAGCTCAAAAAAGGAAGCTTATTGATTTAATTAAGTGAATTGACAATAAAAAAAACCTAGAAACAATAGTATTGTTAACGTTGACCAACGATTAGTAGTAGAATTCAGGAAGCAGTTTTCTTTCTATCCAGGACTTGTTaaatggatgtacctgaattaTTGTATTGACATTTACAATGAGATGTAAGCCTAGTACACGAATAGGGTGAAACGTACATAATCGATTTCACTGTTATCATTCACTATTCTAACCTTTATATGAACTCTGATTAATTGTCAATATCGAAGCAATTCACTcagaatgcacatatatcaatagagactggtcaattacaGTCCCTATCATTAACATGAGGTTAATACAAAGTAattacaaataacaataatgttaaTTTTTATCTACAACATTCAAAACTTACTGTTATTATAGCATCTGTTTGGATATATTTAAGACCTTCGGAATGACCTAAGTCTCTGTCTACTGCAGATACTACACCCACTGTAACGCTGTTAGCCAACATCAAAGGACTACCTAAAGCCAATACAAATTGACCTGGAcgaatattttgtaaattaatagCCATAGGTAAATGTGGAAGATTTTCTGAAACAGCTTTCTTCACATCTAACTAAATCAATATCATATAAAAAGACAATAAACGAGTTGTTTCCATAAATAGAGAATAATAATTATACGCAGATGTATCTCTGAGAATAAAATCAACAAAACATCTAGTTCCATCGAATTTCAAGGAAATACTAGAAGACCTGTCTACAGTGAGATCTATTTAGTTAAACATTTTTTTGGTTAAAACTGATATGAGTGTTGCTTGTAATCACTAGTTTGTATACAACAGTTATATAGATTTTAAACAATTGATTGAACGTTGAGttgtgaccaatgtcatgtgtgCCAGGTCCTTATGTAGTGCTGATCGagttctatcgatcaagttgcagtgtggccactagtctaggtgacgtGACATCATGTGAATTATAATGAACCG
This portion of the Schistosoma mansoni, WGS project CABG00000000 data, supercontig 0172, strain Puerto Rico, whole genome shotgun sequence genome encodes:
- a CDS encoding subfamily S1B unassigned peptidase (S01 family) — its product is MSKDRQVFLSLQSRSTGSGFIVDHLGHVVTNAHVVGYRGDVMVHLCDGRSFPGKVLAVDVSSDLALIRGQFVLALGSPLMLANSVTVGVVSAVDRDLGHSEGLKYIQTDAIITFGNSGGPLVNLYGEVIGVNAMVAGTGVGFAIPVDQVRKFIQLALKASSNTRSSSPISSKSPTDPYILADNPANSESGTQRRYLGLVMRTLTPELAFELASRGGQHFVELNGVLIHAVLRNSPAQRGLRAGDVIVAIDGLPITNAQQVYTATESREQLTITIVRQGKRITIDHIQTEKI